A segment of the Fibrobacterota bacterium genome:
TGGGGACCAGTTCGGCCTCCCGCGACGGAAACGAAGTAATGGCATGCGACTGCGCCACCCCGGCGTCGGCCAGGATCACCGGAGCCGCGCAAATGGCCGCGATCGGCACTCCCGCGGCGTAGCTGCGACGCACCAATTCGGTTACGCGGATATCCTTGCGCAACCGATCCACCCCCGGCCCCCCGGGGAGGATGAGCATATCGAAGGTTTCCCGAAGGCAATCGTCCAATAGGCGATCGGCCTGCACCTTAATCCCGCGCCCCCCGGCCACCACCAGGCCTGGCCCGGTGGAGGCGGCCACCGCTTCCACCCCGGCCCGGCGGAGCAGGTCCAAAGGGGTAACCGCTTCCATTTCCTCGAAGCCCTCGGATAGGATCAAAAGCACCCTTTTCATATTTTGTCCTCTTACGCCTGAGAGACGCTCAGAGCCTTCGGGCCATAAAATTAGTTAACCCACCCTGGCCGCCGTCGGCTGTTTGGAAGACATGGAAGATCGCATCATCAGGGCGACCGGGGAGGTCGCCGAATTACGCTTCGTTCTGGTGGACGCCACCCAGGCCGCCAATGCCATCGGCGGGTACCATGACGCGCGCGCGTTCACCCGCATCCTGATGGGCGAGACCATCGTCTCTTCCTTGTTGCTCGCCTCTGGCCTCAAAGGCAACGGTACGGTGCAGGTGAAATTCCAATACTCTGGGGACTTCCCCATGGCCACCGCCGATGCTACGCCCTTGGGGCTGGTGCGGGCGATGATCCCCTTCGAGGACGTGAAACGCATCGGCGATTTCGAGCCCTTGCTCTCGCCGCAGACCATGACCGTTCGCAAACGCAATGAGCAAGGCACCGCGCTTTCCGAGGGCATAGTGGAAATGCCCTCGGAAAAGATCGGCCCCTGTACGGCTTACTACCTGCTGCAAAGCGAGCAGACGAGATCGGCGGTGGGCATCATGGCGCGGCAGACCCCGGCCGGGCAGGATCCGACGGGGCAAACCGCCAAGGGGCCGAATGCCCCCGGCGATAGCCTGGGCTTCTGCGGCGGGTTCCTGGTCGAGGCCTTGCCCAAGGCCGATGCGAAAACCCTTGCCATCCTGGAGCAGGTCGTGAAGGACATGCCGTCCATCGAAACCTATCGCGCCGAGGGCGGCGGCCTCGATTTGGAAAGGATGCTCGCGGATCTTGCGGGCCCGTTCCGTTACACGGTCCATCGCGAGATGAAGGTGCTGCCTTTTTGCCCATGCTCGGAGACCGGCGTGCTGAAGGCCATCTCGGGCATGCCCCGCGAAGAATTGGAAGAAGTGGTCATCAAGCATGAGACCTTGGAACTGCATTGCGAGTATTGCCGGAAGCGTTATCTGGCCACTCCCGCCATGATCCGGGAATTGCTCGACGGAATGGACGAAGAGCCGGAAGCGGACGAAGACGAAGGCGGGGACGAAAGCCTGGACGAAGGCAAGGGGCCGGACGATTTCCCGGGTTAGGCAGGCGCGGCGGGAAGGGCCCGGGAGAAGGGCTCGGAACGACTTGCTCCGGTAGTCCGCGCCGGGCTTTTAGGCTAAATTTCGTCTCCTGCCGTATTATCTTTGGCGCCGGTCCGGGGAGACCCCCGGAATCCGGCGTACAGGTCCCCGCGGGGATCAAGGGAGCGATCGAGTGGTCATGGTTGAACGCCGCGGAAGGAAGGACCGGTGACCTCGGAATCGAAGTCGCTGCTGGTCCTGGAATCCGATGACGGGATCCAGGAGATGATCCAATCCATCGTACTCGATCACGACTTGTCCATGCTTTCCGCTTTCAACCTGGAGGACGCGAAGCGCCTGATCGGAACCGGCCGCACGCTGGCGTTCGCCTTCAACCTTTCCCTGATCGGCGATGAACCTCTCGCCTTCGTGCGCCGCCTGCGCCAGGAACATCCCAATCTGCCTCTCATCGCCCTGGTGGGCGCGGCCCACCAAGGCCTTACCGTGTCCCTGCTCCAGTCCGGCACCTATGCCTGCCTTTCCATGCCTCTGCAAGTGGGCGAGCTCGCGTACAATCTGACCAAAATCATGGCCAGCCTCGCGGACGCCTACAACCCGTTCGCCATGCGGTACGAGGAACGCATCCTCATAATGCCCAACGATTTCGCGCTTGTGATGCAGGTGGCCAAGAACCTGGTGGAATCGACACTCCCCTTGCACGAGAAGAACCGCTACCACATCATCCTCGGATTGTCCGAGGTCATCAACAACGCCATCGAGCACGGCAACCTGGGGATTTCCTTCGAGGAGAAAAGCGATGCGCTGAAGGCCTCGCGCTTCTACCCGCTGGCGATCGAACGCTCCCACAAGGAACCGTACAAGGACCGCGTGGTCACCATCCGCTCCCGGGTCTTCCCC
Coding sequences within it:
- a CDS encoding DJ-1/PfpI family protein, yielding MKRVLLILSEGFEEMEAVTPLDLLRRAGVEAVAASTGPGLVVAGGRGIKVQADRLLDDCLRETFDMLILPGGPGVDRLRKDIRVTELVRRSYAAGVPIAAICAAPVILADAGVAQSHAITSFPSREAELVPIAKAYLRDRVVVDGKVITSRGAGTAEEFALALVAYLEGPAAAETVRAQIVAR
- a CDS encoding Hsp33 family molecular chaperone HslO, which translates into the protein MEDRIIRATGEVAELRFVLVDATQAANAIGGYHDARAFTRILMGETIVSSLLLASGLKGNGTVQVKFQYSGDFPMATADATPLGLVRAMIPFEDVKRIGDFEPLLSPQTMTVRKRNEQGTALSEGIVEMPSEKIGPCTAYYLLQSEQTRSAVGIMARQTPAGQDPTGQTAKGPNAPGDSLGFCGGFLVEALPKADAKTLAILEQVVKDMPSIETYRAEGGGLDLERMLADLAGPFRYTVHREMKVLPFCPCSETGVLKAISGMPREELEEVVIKHETLELHCEYCRKRYLATPAMIRELLDGMDEEPEADEDEGGDESLDEGKGPDDFPG
- a CDS encoding ATP-binding protein, whose protein sequence is MTSESKSLLVLESDDGIQEMIQSIVLDHDLSMLSAFNLEDAKRLIGTGRTLAFAFNLSLIGDEPLAFVRRLRQEHPNLPLIALVGAAHQGLTVSLLQSGTYACLSMPLQVGELAYNLTKIMASLADAYNPFAMRYEERILIMPNDFALVMQVAKNLVESTLPLHEKNRYHIILGLSEVINNAIEHGNLGISFEEKSDALKASRFYPLAIERSHKEPYKDRVVTIRSRVFPNLRRIEYFIADQGVGFDWRALPDPKDKSNLLNRNGRGIMMARYAFDEMVYNDTGNEVTLVVNLDVPYRGRRT